One window of Hypanus sabinus isolate sHypSab1 chromosome 10, sHypSab1.hap1, whole genome shotgun sequence genomic DNA carries:
- the LOC132400416 gene encoding adhesion G protein-coupled receptor F5-like, whose translation MLQHKPATSGRVLTTTGDTAASPPHPSPILGSRPANFLETVNSVISNESIETWGILSSTKNETISSKLLQSVEKFSSRLNLTSNPLDVKKENLQLRATKIDSRKTKSPFNVTFHNFGTESYTNLSTNLTIPTDALEKLVNNVVVTIAYPTLIDILPSNANFEGDFSINGLVVTITLSDKKPIKTKMNFSTRNPTLDFNSAQCAFWDFSHNGIWNNDGCTPDLDGENIICNCEHLTSFSILMSTKPVKDSILSSITQIGVAVSLASLTITIIIEAVVWKHVTKSKKSHIRHVAILNIAINLLIADVWFIVADSVKEDSGVCVAATFFIHVFYLALFFWMFTLGLLLMYHLVFLLHNISKSVLMGISFGIGYLCPIIISAITIGVTYPQNSYIRKDACWLSWREKYPILAFVIPALSIIASNFIVLVVVIFKLLRPTIGDRPRSHNEEKDTIKPIVRSIAVLTPILGLTWAFGIPTFQKNPHIAFQYIFTILNAFQGFFILVFVTCMDKKVQEALLKKFSLIGFSYRSERSPIFQVAYIQIARTNSWAILL comes from the exons ATGCTACAACACAAGCCAGCAACTAGTGGCCGAGTCCTCACTACAACAGGTGACACTGCTGCCTCGCCGCCTCATCCATCACCAATCTTGGGAAGCAGGCCTGCG AATTTCTTGGAAACTGTAAACTCCGTGATTTCTAATGAATCAATAGAAACCTGGGGTATTCTCTCCAGCACGAAAAATGAAACTATCAGTTCTAAATTATTACAGTCAGTGGAGAAATTTAGTAGTCGTCTCAACCTGACGAGTAACCCTTTAGATGTTAAAAAGGAGAATCTACAGCTCAGAGCTACTAAAATTGACAGCCGTAAAACAAAAAGCCCCTTTAATGTAACCTTCCATAATTTTGGCACTGAAAGCTACACCAATTTATCTACTAATTTAACAATTCCCACTGATGCACTTGAAAAGTTGGTAAACAATGTAGTTGTCACAATTGCATATCCAACATTGATTGATATTTTACCCAGCAATGCAAACTTCGAAGGAGATTTCTCAATTAATGGTCTTGTTGTGACAATAACATTAAGTGATAAGAAACCCATTAAAACTAAGATGAACTTCTCAACGAGAAACCCTACACTTGATTTTAACTCTGCCCAATGTGCATTTTGGGACTTTAGTCATAATGGTATATGGAATAATGATGGCTGTACGCCAGATCTTGACGGAGAAAACATCATTTGTAATTGTGAACATTTGACATCCTTTTCCATTTTAATGTCCACTAAGCCAGTGAAGGACAGTATTCTGAGTTCTATAACCCAAATTGGAGTTGCTGTTTCTCTAGCAAGCTTAACAATAACCATCATTATAGAAGCAGTGGTATGGAAGCACGTGACCAAGAGTAAAAAATCACATATTCGCCACGTGGCAATTCTGAACATTGCTATCAACTTGCTGATAGCAGATGTATGGTTTATCGTGGCAGACTCCGTAAAAGAAGATTCAGGAGTTTGTGTGGCCGCGACCTTTTTCATTCATGTTTTCTACCTCGCCTTATTCTTTTGGATGTTCACCCTTGGCCTTCTACTTATGTACCACCTGGTTTTCTTACTCCACAATATCAGCAAATCTGTTTTGATGGGAATCTCATTTGGCATCGGCTATCTGTGTCCAATAATAATTTCAGCCATTACAATTGGAGTTACCTATCCACAGAACAGTTACATAAGAAAAGATGCCTGTTGGCTCAGTTGGAGGGAAAAATACCCGATACTTGCTTTCGTTATACCGGCTTTGTCTATCATCGCAAGCAACTTTATTGTTCTAGTTGTGGTCATATTCAAGCTCCTACGACCAACAATTGGAGACAGGCCCAGGAGCCATAATGAGGAGAAGGATACAATAAAACCGATTGTGAGGAGCATTGCAGTGCTAACCCCAATCCTTGGACTCACGTGGGCATTTGGAATACCAACCTTTCAAAAGAATCCCCATATTGCTTTCCAATACATATTTACAATTCTCAATGCATTTCAG GGTTTCTTTATTTTGGTCTTCGTAACATGCATGGATAAAAAG gtgCAAGAGGCTCTATTGAAGAAGTTCTCATTGATTGGATTTTCTTACCGATCAGAG